In the genome of Augochlora pura isolate Apur16 chromosome 8, APUR_v2.2.1, whole genome shotgun sequence, one region contains:
- the LOC144474352 gene encoding uncharacterized protein LOC144474352 has product MLVPSTKILFVVTLTALTVGQDVKSMVFPPTGNGSAPEAPSRLEAIPRTDMTHLADPYARPLTPSPSNYLPGNIPTPPRTFLNHRSELPYVYEHPNFAYPVAHSIDYPVGPSSKQLVIVSFIGLLLLFAIIQNTMASVKRRDVLTDVLSAREKRDLYAAYDFDSANAEQRNVLSDDVRVRCIQRTVCLENRKLTRTFGAVGKVLAKYLTRSVEKSLRSTSGWDRLVQDAGEAGIREEDCDVLYRDCEEQMSSETSAESRDD; this is encoded by the exons ATGTTGGTTCCGTCGACGAAGATTCTGTTTGTGGTGACGCTGACAGCTTTGACTGTCGGCCAGGATGTCAAGAGCATGGTGTTTCCGCCGACCGGAAATGGCTCCGCTCCGGAGGCCCCGAGCAGGCTGGAAGCCATCCCTCGCACGGATATGACGCATCTTGCGGATCCCTATGCGAGACCGTTGACTCCATCTCCGAGCAATTATCTACCCGGTAACATTCCAA CTCCGCCGAGGACCTTCCTCAATCATCGCAGCGAGCTACCCTACGTGTACGAACATCCGAACTTCGCCTATCCTGTGGCACACTCTATCGATTACCCTGTGGGACCGTCGTCGAAGCAGCTGGTGATCGTCAGCTTCATCGGGCTGCTCCTGCTCTTTGCGATCATACAGAATACAATGGCGTCTGTGAAACGCAGGGATGTGCTTACCGATGTCCTGTCGGCTAGGGAGAAAAGGGACCTCTATGCTGCTTACGACTTTGATTCTGCG AACGCGGAACAAAGGAATGTTCTATCGGACGATGTCAGGGTACGTTGTATACAGAGGACGGTCTGTCTGGAGAACCGGAAGCTGACGAGGACGTTCGGTGCCGTTGGCAAAGTGCTTGCCAAGTACTTGAC ACGGAGCGTGGAGAAATCTCTGAGGTCGACTTCCGGTTGGGATCGTCTAGTCCAGGACGCAGGCGAGGCTGGGATTCGCGAGGAGGACTGCGACGTCTTGTACAGAGACTGCGAGGAGCAGATGTCCTCCGAGACTTCGGCAGAATCACGCGACGATTAA